In Gemmatimonadales bacterium, the following proteins share a genomic window:
- the mnmE gene encoding tRNA uridine-5-carboxymethylaminomethyl(34) synthesis GTPase MnmE, which yields MLSDPIAALATPAGRSALAVIRVSGTGAFAVAARVIAGFRDDRPRSALLASFHNAAGETLDRGLYTVFPGPASYTGEDLVELSCHGGLLAPARVLSALHEAGARPAAPGEFTRRAVLNGRLDLVQAEAVGDLIDATAPAQARAALRQLGGDLSRRLADLRESLLETQALLSYEIDFPGEDDGPVPPERIIQQLEGVRSRIDRLLASAASAERLRAGAVLVLAGRPNAGKSSLFNALLGADRALVTEIPGTTRDAIEAHTDFLDWPVRLIDTAGLWDSPHRIDRMGVEVSRRYLAAADLVLLCVETGREPGEDERTIVAQRPTMVVRTKADLANGAAGVPSDGGLAVSVVTGAGLGELRRAVAERVFADRIALADLEPALTRERHRVALARAQSALAEARPHLEPGSDAVLASHHVREATAALEELLGTFDVEEVLDRVFGSFCVGK from the coding sequence ATGCTCTCCGATCCCATCGCCGCCCTCGCCACCCCAGCCGGCCGGTCCGCGCTCGCCGTGATCCGGGTGAGCGGCACCGGGGCATTCGCCGTAGCGGCGAGAGTGATCGCCGGGTTCCGTGATGACCGGCCGCGGTCGGCCCTGCTGGCCAGCTTCCACAACGCCGCGGGCGAGACCCTCGACCGCGGCCTATACACCGTGTTCCCCGGGCCCGCCAGCTACACCGGCGAAGACCTCGTCGAGCTCTCCTGCCACGGCGGGCTGCTCGCCCCGGCGCGAGTGCTGTCTGCTTTGCACGAGGCCGGCGCACGGCCCGCGGCCCCCGGCGAGTTCACCCGCCGGGCGGTGCTCAACGGCAGGCTCGACCTGGTCCAGGCGGAGGCCGTCGGCGACCTGATCGACGCCACCGCTCCGGCTCAGGCGAGGGCCGCGCTCCGGCAGCTGGGCGGCGACCTCTCCCGCCGGCTGGCGGACCTCCGGGAATCGCTGCTGGAGACCCAGGCGCTCTTGAGCTACGAGATCGACTTCCCCGGGGAGGACGACGGGCCGGTGCCGCCGGAGCGGATCATCCAGCAGCTGGAGGGGGTGCGTTCCCGCATCGATCGCCTGCTCGCGAGCGCCGCCTCGGCCGAGCGTCTGCGCGCCGGGGCGGTGCTGGTCCTGGCCGGCCGACCCAATGCGGGAAAGTCTTCACTCTTCAACGCGCTGCTCGGCGCTGACCGGGCGCTGGTCACCGAGATCCCTGGGACCACCCGGGACGCGATCGAAGCCCACACCGACTTTCTCGACTGGCCGGTGCGACTGATCGATACCGCCGGGCTGTGGGACTCGCCCCACCGGATCGACCGCATGGGTGTCGAGGTCAGCCGGCGCTATCTCGCCGCGGCGGACCTCGTGCTGCTCTGCGTCGAGACCGGCCGGGAGCCGGGCGAAGACGAGCGGACCATCGTGGCCCAGCGGCCGACGATGGTGGTGCGAACCAAGGCCGACCTGGCCAATGGAGCGGCCGGCGTGCCGTCCGACGGTGGGCTCGCCGTGTCCGTAGTGACCGGTGCCGGCCTGGGCGAGCTTCGCCGGGCAGTCGCCGAGCGGGTCTTTGCCGACAGAATCGCGCTGGCGGACCTGGAGCCGGCGCTCACCCGCGAGCGTCATCGCGTGGCGCTGGCCCGCGCGCAATCGGCGCTCGCCGAGGCGAGGCCACATCTGGAGCCAGGGAGCGACGCCGTGCTGGCGTCCCATCACGTCCGCGAGGCAACGGCCGCCCTGGAGGAGCTGCTCGGTACGTTCGATGTGGAGGAGGTGTTGGACCGGGTGTTCGGGAGCTTCTGCGTGGGGAAGTAG
- a CDS encoding DUF2268 domain-containing putative Zn-dependent protease (predicted Zn-dependent protease with a strongly conserved HExxH motif) has translation MLINLLPDFLAVLGAENRESAYRQYHDSHRLILDAYWRNYVLDPDSPHAGEIVASALNADRSDLLALAGTVDVVQLAEEAIARAEEVLRIDRPTDTYLMVGLGGANAGELVVGGRGVAFICLEHFTGRVNPETYGMGLPPDLVPLWIGHELAHTVRYTSPASASDMRRLVTDAGGYYDYWSTGSRTSLRELLVNEGLAVHAAQAVAPGFDAADYFGYPRRQYHRLREMEAFLRRVVEPDLEQSGLGLRLRYLTGGMSPTARLVGGRVLPERAGYYLGYRMTEALVAERGLAAAVRASAHDFQAAEDVARGIQTA, from the coding sequence GTGCTGATCAATCTTCTCCCTGATTTCCTGGCGGTGCTCGGCGCCGAGAACCGGGAATCGGCCTATCGGCAGTATCACGACTCCCACCGCCTCATCCTCGACGCCTACTGGCGCAACTACGTCCTCGATCCCGACAGTCCGCACGCGGGCGAGATCGTCGCGTCCGCGCTGAACGCCGATCGCAGCGATCTGCTGGCGCTGGCCGGCACGGTGGACGTAGTGCAGCTCGCCGAGGAGGCGATCGCCAGGGCGGAAGAGGTGCTGCGCATCGACCGGCCTACCGATACGTACCTGATGGTGGGGCTGGGTGGCGCCAACGCCGGCGAGCTGGTGGTGGGCGGCCGGGGCGTCGCGTTCATCTGCCTCGAGCACTTCACCGGCCGGGTGAACCCCGAGACCTATGGCATGGGCCTCCCACCCGACCTGGTGCCGCTCTGGATCGGGCACGAGCTCGCCCACACGGTGCGGTACACCTCCCCGGCCAGCGCCAGCGACATGCGGCGGCTGGTGACCGACGCCGGCGGATACTACGACTACTGGTCCACCGGCAGTCGGACCAGCCTCCGCGAGCTGCTGGTGAACGAGGGTCTCGCCGTCCACGCCGCGCAGGCGGTGGCTCCCGGGTTCGATGCGGCCGACTACTTCGGCTATCCCCGCCGCCAGTATCACCGGCTGCGCGAGATGGAGGCGTTTCTGCGGCGCGTGGTGGAGCCGGACCTGGAGCAGAGCGGGCTGGGCCTTCGGCTCCGCTATCTCACCGGCGGCATGAGCCCGACCGCCCGCCTGGTCGGCGGTCGCGTGCTGCCTGAACGGGCAGGGTATTACCTGGGATACCGCATGACGGAGGCGCTGGTGGCCGAACGGGGGCTGGCGGCTGCGGTGCGGGCATCGGCCCACGACTTTCAAGCCGCGGAGGACGTGGCGCGCGGCATCCAGACGGCATAG